From Candidatus Binatia bacterium:
CCGGAACTTGAGCCGTACGTGGTTGCCGGACTCGATCGACATCGAGCTGTAGGTCGGCCCGGCAAACGTCAGCGGCTCGCCGTAGACGAAGCCGAGAACGGCGGCGGCGATGCGGAACGTGTATCCCTCGCGGTCACGCGGATGCACGCCGCCGACCAGGTCCGCCGACGTGATCACCTGCGTGTTCGGCTCCGACAGCGAGCGGATATACGCATCGCGGAAACTCGCGGAGCGTTCCGGAGAAAAGTTGGGATCGGGCAGGGCAGTGGGCCCGACCTGATCGGCCTGGTAGCCGTCGCCGACCGGCTCCTGCAGGAACAGGAACGGAATCGAATTGTCGTTCCATGCCGCACGCCACGACTCGACGATTGCCGGCAGCACGTGCGAGTACTGCTCGCCGGGATCGATCTCCGTGCGTGCGTCGCTTTCGCCCTGCCACCAGATCATGCCCTTGACCGGGAACCCCGCGACGTTGCGCACGGCGGTCATGTAACTCTGTCCGTAATTGCCGCTGGCGACGATCGCCTGGATCTCCGGATCCGGATTGTTCGTCGCATCCGGCCCGAGCCAGGTGCGCGACAGTGCCGATGCTCCGCGCAGCGCGCACTGCAGGACGCCGACCGTCATGCCCAGCTCTTCGCCCATCACCTTGGCGAAACCGAAGGGAATGTCGCCCGGCCGGTCGGTCCAGCTTCGCTTGAACACCCGCGCGTTGGGAAACTGTGCGAGGTCACCCTGCGTCGGGCGCCGGATCATCAGGTTGGACTGGCCCGCCATCAGCCAGACGTCGCCGACCATCACGTCGGTGAAGTCCAGCGTGTTGTCGTCGCCCTGGATCACCAGGTCGTAGGGTCCGCCGGGAGGCATCGGATCGAGAGTGACGCGCCAGCGGCCCGCGTTGTCGGCCACTGTCGGCTTGGTCTGCGATGCGATCGTCACGGTCACGTGCTCGGCCGCGTTCGAGGTGCCCCACACCGGAACACTCGCCCCGTGCTGCATCACCATGTGATCGTAGTAGAGGCGGCTCGGGATGCCGTCGGCGTTCGGTATGTCGGTCGACACAGTCGCCAGCGCCGCAGCTGGCGCAAACAACAGCACGACCGCAATCGCGGCCCCGGCAAGGCGTCGGAGGTCGGACGTCAAGAAGCTACCCCGCGATATCGATCTCGAAGAAGGTGCCGTCCCTGACGGAACAGGCGCCGGCTCCTCTCTCCGGTGCACCCCCAATCAGACCGCGGAGCGTCGGCCAAGTCGAGAGCGAATTTTCGGGCCCCGGCTCGCGGTCCCGGCCAGTATTACTGGCTCAGGTCGTTCGAGTCGGAGATCGAGTAATGGCAGTCGGTCGGCGTATTCGGGTCGGCTGCCTTCTGGCCGGGAGCCGGCTTCGGCGCGCTGCCTTTGGTGGCGCTGATCACGATCTTTCCGCCGCCGGGCACTGTCACTTCGGCATGCTGCGGAGTGCCGAAATCCTTGTCGAAGGTGCGGGACTGACCGCCCGGCTCGACGGAAAACGTGCAGATCGCGTTACCGGCCGGCGAAACCTCGATCGCCATCTTCCTGGCGGCCGTTCCGTCGTTCGTGAAGGCCGTCTTCAGCTGCGGAAACCCGTCTCCGGCCGTCAGGTCGCCGGCCACGGCCGGCGCTGCTGCCGCGATGATACAGGCCGCTGCCAGCGACGCCGTCTTTCTCGAAAATCCCATCGAGAGACCCCCCTTTCCCATTCTGGAACGATACTTTGGCGCGTTGTCGGACCAGATGCCAGCCCCTTGGCGGCCGTCGCGGGAGCGGAACATTGCCGTCCGGATTAGCCGCCCTGTCCGATTCCAGAAGCCGCGTGACGAAACCGCGCCGCGGTGTGCGCTGCCGCCGTTTCCGTACGTGGCGCGCGGGACTACATTGGAATCGGGTCGCTCGCAGGGATGGCCGGGAATCCATCGCGCGCGACCGGTCCGGAGGTTCGTCATGCGTGCGATTGCCAGTGTTGCCGCGGCCCTGCTCGTGGTGCTGACGGCCGTCCCTTCGAGGGCAGCCGATCAGCCCACGCCCGATGACCGCTTCCCCGTTCCTGTTTCTCCTTCGGAGTCGGTTCGCCAGAAAACCGAAATGCGCAGCAACCTGGTCGCGCTGCGTTCGACGCTTTCGAAGCTCGCCGACAAGGACTTCAAGGGAGTCGAAGCTTCGCTGCGAGGCCTGGTGCACACCGGCGACCTCGCGCACCGGCCGGGCGTGAAGACCGAAGTGTTCCGCAAACTCGAGAAGCAGTTCGAGGACCAGGTGGACAAGACCGTCGAGGCTGCGCGAAGCGGCCAGACCGAGGTCGTGCTGCGCGCTCTCAGCGAGACGATGGCGTACTGCCAGTCGTGCCACATGGCATTTCGCCAGGCTGTCGACACGTCGGGCACAGCCGAGCCGAAGCATTAGCCACGCGCTCGCGGCTCTTCACTCGGTAAACGTCGCCCCGCTGCACGCGAAGCCGAGCCCGACCGACACCTAGGGTGCCGGCGGCAGGCACGCCAGCACGACCGGCTGGCCGACGGCGAACTTGAGCGTCAGCAGCGCGTCGCTCGCGACGACACTTCCGCTATGGTCGACGTCGCAGATGCAAAGGTTGCACTTTCGCGACCCGACCGCGGTTTTGAGTACCGACAGCGCGTCGCCGGCCGTCGTCGTGCCGCCGGTGCTCGAAGGCTGGCCGCACACTTTGCAGCCCCCGTCGTAGTCGACGCATTTCTCGGCACCGGTGGCCGCGCACGGCACGAGCGCGGCAAAATGCACGGCGACCTGCTCCTGGGTGAGCGCCTTGTCGTACAGGGCCAGCTCGTCGATGCTGCCGGTGAAAAAACGCGCGAAATCGCGCGCGCGGTTGATACGAAACTCGGTGTTGAAGACGTTCGGTGTTGCGGTGTCTGCGGGAAGATCGGGATCGTTCTCGAGTGCCACGCTGACGCCGTCGACGTACAGCGTCGTGCCGACGTTGGCGGCACCGCCGCCCTGGCGCACCCAGACGACGTGATGCCACTGCCCGCGCGGCACGTCGTTCACGGTGCGAAGGCCGCCGTTGTAGAACCCCGCGTACAGGCGCTCCGGATTGCCGTTCTGGAAGCTGAACCAGGCCGACTTCATCGTGCCGTCGACGTCCGCTCCGCCCCAGTGCAGGAACGGTGCCCACAGCGACGCAGTCCCGTCGGGCAACACGTAGAACAGCGCTTCGGCGCTGAACGTCGGATTTCCACCGAGGCCGTCGGGGGCGACCGAATGGGTCTGGAGGTAATCGTCTTCGCTGTCGAAGCGCACGCCCTTGTCGCCGGATTCGGTGCCGGCTCCGCGGATCGGTGAGCCGAGATAGTCGGCGTCGAAGTCGATGCCGAGG
This genomic window contains:
- a CDS encoding sialate O-acetylesterase; translated protein: MTSDLRRLAGAAIAVVLLFAPAAALATVSTDIPNADGIPSRLYYDHMVMQHGASVPVWGTSNAAEHVTVTIASQTKPTVADNAGRWRVTLDPMPPGGPYDLVIQGDDNTLDFTDVMVGDVWLMAGQSNLMIRRPTQGDLAQFPNARVFKRSWTDRPGDIPFGFAKVMGEELGMTVGVLQCALRGASALSRTWLGPDATNNPDPEIQAIVASGNYGQSYMTAVRNVAGFPVKGMIWWQGESDARTEIDPGEQYSHVLPAIVESWRAAWNDNSIPFLFLQEPVGDGYQADQVGPTALPDPNFSPERSASFRDAYIRSLSEPNTQVITSADLVGGVHPRDREGYTFRIAAAVLGFVYGEPLTFAGPTYSSMSIESGNHVRLKFRAGTVSNLQSVGGPLQGFSISPDDIHFVWANAEIQGSDVVVWNDSVPSPLVVRYGYHKDYSFANLFNDAGMAAPTFTTHAHPYQ
- a CDS encoding LamG domain-containing protein, encoding MRLRSSSTVALVAGATLMGSCHAAFAASDAFHQAVLADEPVLYFQLAETGNGATSVAANKGSLGIDFDADYLGSPIRGAGTESGDKGVRFDSEDDYLQTHSVAPDGLGGNPTFSAEALFYVLPDGTASLWAPFLHWGGADVDGTMKSAWFSFQNGNPERLYAGFYNGGLRTVNDVPRGQWHHVVWVRQGGGAANVGTTLYVDGVSVALENDPDLPADTATPNVFNTEFRINRARDFARFFTGSIDELALYDKALTQEQVAVHFAALVPCAATGAEKCVDYDGGCKVCGQPSSTGGTTTAGDALSVLKTAVGSRKCNLCICDVDHSGSVVASDALLTLKFAVGQPVVLACLPPAP